The genomic segment GGCCGGGCCCAGGCCGAGGTGCTGACGGCGAGCCTGCGGGCCTTCGGGGCCAACGAGGTACATTCGGCGCCACCGCTGCGCTGCCGCCAGACGGTGGCGCCGCTGGCGCACGAATTGGGTAGCGGCATCGTGCTGGAACCGCAACTGTCCGAGACGGGTTACGCGGAGGCCCCGCAGGCGGCGCTGGCGCGGGCCCGTTATCTGGCGTCGCCGGACCGGGTCCGCGTGATCTGCAGTCAGGGCAAGGTGATTCCCGATCTACTGCGCCGCTGGGCCGAAAACGACGGTCTCACACTGCCACCGGCGCGTAACCACAAGGGCAGCCTGTGGGTGCTGTCGATAACGAACGGGCGACTGATGGCGGCCGACCACGTGGACCGCGCGCTGCGCGTGGATAACGACTGAATCACGCCCGCCCCCAGCGGTTGTCGCGGTCCGGTCACGAGCTTGTGCCGACAACCCAAGTCCCGCACCGACACTCGGGACACGAAAAAGGCTCCCCGGCACGGTGTGCCCGAGGAGCCGTTTCGTGTTCGAGACCTAGCGAGTCCGCTTGGCAGCGGCCTTCTTCGCGGGAGCCTTCTTGGCCGCGGTCTTCTTGGCGGTGACGGTCTTCTTCGCCACGGCCTTGGCCGGAGCCGTCTTCTTCACGACCGTCTTCTTGGCGGCGACCGTCTTCTTGGCGGCCGGGGCCTTCTTGGCGGGGGCCTTCTTGGCCGGCGCCTTGGTGGCGGCCTTCTTGGCGGCCACGGTCTTCTTGGCGGCCGTCTTCTTGGCCGTGGTCTTCCGGGCCGTGGTCTTCTTGGCAGCACCCGACACCGGCGCGGCAACACCGCGTTTGACGGCGGGACCCACCGCCGCGATCTTCTGCTTGCCGGCGATGATCGCCTTGAACTGCGCGCCCGGACGGAAAGCGGGCACCGAAGTCGGCTTCACCTTGACAGTTTCGCCGGTGCGGGGGTTACGAGCGACCCGGGCGGCGCGCTTGCGCTGCTCGAACACACCGAAACCGGTGATGGTCACGCTCTGTCCCTTGTTCACCGCACGCACGATCGTGTCGACAATCTGCTCGACTGCCGCAGTGGCCGTGCGCCTGTCAGTACCCAACTTTTCGGTCAGAACGTCGATCAGTTCCGCCTTGTTCATTGAATCCTCCGCAGACTAATGGCCCGTCGTCGGACCGACTAGGTACCACGGTAAACCCTCAATGGGCAAGAGTCTATGTGCCACGCCAAATTTCATGTGGCGTGGCACACGTCCAGCAACCCGGTTTGGTAGCTCTCAGCTAACGACCGGGAGCGATTAGGCGGGCGAATTAGCCGCCGGAATGGTGATCGGTTTCCAACCCGGCCTTGCCTTTTCGAACCGGTCGATGGCCTCTTCCCGGCGGAGGGTCAGCCCGATGTCGTCCAGTCCCTCCAGCAGCCGCCACCGCGTGTAGTCGTCAATATCGAACGGCAACACGGTGGTTCCGGCCGTGACAGAGCGCTCCTGCAGGTCCACGATCAATTCGAGACCGGGCTGTTCCTCGAGCAACTTCCAGAGCAATTCGACATCATGTTGTGACATCCGGGCGGCCACCAGCCCGCCCTTCCCGGCGTTGCCGCGGAAGATGTCCGCGAAGCGGGCCGAGATCACAACCCGGAAACCGTAGTCCATCAGGGCCCATACGGCGTGCTCGCGTGAGGAGCCCGTACCGAAATCCGGACCCGCCACCAGGACCGAGCCGCGGTTGTAGGGCTCCACGTTCAGAATGAAGTGCGGATCCGACCGCCAGGCCGCGAACAGCCCGTCCTCGAATCCTGTTCGCGTGACACGCTTGAGATACACCGCGGGGATGATCTGGTCGGTGTCGACGTTGGATCGGCGCAACGGAACGCCGATCCCCTTGTGTACCTTGAACGCTTCCATGAGAACTCCCGAAGTCTTGTGGAGGGTGGGCGGATCAGTTCAGATCCGCAGGTGAGGACAGGGTTCCGCGCACCGCCGTAGCCGCGGCCACCAACGGTGAAACCAGATGTGTCCGGCCACCTTTGCCCTGCCGGCCCTCGAAGTTGCGATTCGATGTCGAGGCGCAGCGCTCACCGGGTTCGAGCTGATCCGGGTTCATTCCCAGGCACATCGAGCAGCCGGCCTGCCGCCACTCGGCGCCGGCGGCGGTGAAGATCTCACCCAGGCCCTCGGATTCGGCCTGTGCGCGAACCCGCATAGAGCCCGGCACGATCAGCATCCGGACCCCGTCGGCCACCCGGCGGTCGCGCAGCACATCGGCCACGGCCCGCAGATCCTCGATCCGGCCGTTGGTGCACGACCCCACGAACACCGCGTCGACCCGCACGTCGCGCAGCGGCGTACCGGGCTCCAGGTCCATGTAGTGCAGTGCCTTCTCCGCGGATTCGCGCGCGGACTCGTCGACGATCTCCGCCGGATCGGGCACCGCGGCGCTCAGCGGCACACCCTGGCCCGGATTGGTGCCCCAGGTGACGAAGGGGCTCAGCGCGGTGGCATCGATGTGCACCTCGGCGTCGAATGTCGCGCCCTCGTCGGTCTTCAGCGCCTCCCACGCCGCCACGGCCGCGTCCCATTCGGCGCCCTGCGGCGCGTGCGCGCGGCCCTTCAGGAATTCGTAGGTGGTTTCGTCGGGAGCGATCATCCCGGCCCGGGCGCCGGCCTCGATCGACATATTGCACATGGTCATCCGCGCCTCCATCGACATGGCGCGCACGGCCTCGCCGCGATATTCGAGCACGTAACCCTGACCACCGCCGGTGCCGATCTTCGCGATCACCGCGAGAATGACGTCCTTGCTGGTCACTCCGTCCGGCAGCGCGCCGTCGACGGTGATCGCCATGGTCTTGAACGGCCGCAGCGACAGCGTCTGGGTGGCGAGTACGTGCTCGACCTCGCTGGTGCCGATACCCATTGCCAGCGCGCCGAACGCGCCGTGGGTCGAGGTGTGCGAATCACCGCAGACCACCGTGGTGCCCGGCTGGGTCAGGCCCAGTTGCGGGCCGACCACGTGCACGATGCCCTGCTCGATATCGCCCATCGGATACAGCCGCACGCCGAATTCGGCGCAATTGCGCCGCAACGTCTCCACCTGCAGGCGGGAGATCGGATCGGCGATCGGCTGATCGATGTCGACGGTCGGGACGTTGTGGTCCTCGGTCGCGATGGTGAGGTCCGTCCGGCGCACCGGACGGCCGGCGGCGCGCAGGCCGTCGAACGCCTGCGGACTGGTCACCTCGTGCACCAGATGCAGGTCGATGTAGATCAGATCCGGGTCGTCACCCTCGCCGCGCACGACGACGTGCTGGTCCCAGACCTTTTCCGCCAGGGTACGTGGCCGATCGGCCGTCTCCGCCATCTCCGTTCACCTTTCGGTAGACATCCGCCGCGCCGGGGCTGGCGGCGCGACGACACATGCTGTTTCCGGGCTCCTCGCCGACCGGCGACGCCGGACCTGCGATTCACTGCTTGAAATCTCAGAGTATGAGATTTTAATATCGTTCTATGAGACAGCATAGCGGTATCGGGGTACTCGACAAAGCCATGGCCGTGCTGCGGGCGGTGGCCGAGCAGCCCTGCGGGCTCAACGAGCTGTGCACCCGCACCGGGCTGCCTCGCGCCACCGCGCACCGCCTGGCCGTGGGCCTCGAGGTGCACCGGATGCTGGCCCGCGACGCCGCCGGTCAGTGGCGGCCCGGTCCGGCCCTGTCGGAACTGGCCAGTACCGCCGGGGATCCGCTGCTGGACGCGGCCGCGGCGGTCCTGCCCCGGCTGCGGGAGATCACCGGGGAGAGTGTGCAGATCTACCGCCGCGACGGCCACTCCCGGGTGTGCCTGGCCGCGGTGGAACCCGCCTCCGGCCTGCGCGACACCGTCCCGGTCGGCGCGCGGTTGCCGCTGACCGCGGGCTCGGCCGCCAAGGTCCTGCTGGCCTGGGCCGATCCCGACCTGCAGCAGGCGATCCTGGCCGACGCGGTGTTCGGGGAACGCGCGCTGGCCGAGGTGCGCCGGCGCGGCTGGGCACAGAGCGCCGGCGAGCGGGCCGCGGGGGTGGCCAGCGTCTCCGCGCCGGTCCGGGATTCGGCGGGGACTGTGGTGGCGGCGGTCTCGGTCTCCGGTCCGATCGATCGGATGGGCCGGCGGCCCGGCGCGCGCTGGGCCGCGGATCTGGTCGCCGCGGCGGACGCGCTGCACAAGCGACTGTAACCGGTTCCACGTTCTCGCGTACGCCGTAAAGTACAGTCGGCGCATGGGAGCGAATCAACGCGCACAGATCGTCATGGCCGAGGCCGAGATTCGGGATTTCCTCGCGTCGTCCCGCATTCTCACCCTGGCCACCGTGGGCCGATCGGGCCTGCCGCACCTCACCGCGATGTGGTACGGCCTGGTCGACGGGGAGATCTGGCTGGAGACCAAGGCGAAGTCGCAGAAGGCGGTCAACCTGCGCCGCGATCCGCGGGTGACGGTGCTGGTCGAGGCCGGCGACAGCTACGACCGGCTGCGCGGGGTGTCCATCGAGGGGCGCGCGGAGATCGTCGACGATCCGGAGGCGCTGTTCCGGGTCGGGGTCAGCGTCTGGGAGCGCTACACCGCGCCCTACACCGAGGAGGCCCGGCCGCTGGTGGAGGCCATGCTGAACAAGCGGGTGGCGGTCCGGCTGGTGGCCGAGCGGACGCGCAGCTGGGATCACCGCAAGCTCGGTATGCCCGAGATGCCGCCGGGCGGCAGCACGTGGCCGCCGCGGGATTGAGCGACCGGCAACGGAAAAGGGCCCTCCAGCATATGCCGGAGGGCCCTTTTTCCGCGTAGTCCCGACGGGATTTGAACCCGCGCTACCGCCTTGAGAGGGCGGCGTCCTAGGCCGCTAGACGACGGGACCAGGATTTTGGAGAAAACTCCAAAGCTGGGGTACCA from the Nocardia sp. BMG111209 genome contains:
- a CDS encoding HU family DNA-binding protein codes for the protein MNKAELIDVLTEKLGTDRRTATAAVEQIVDTIVRAVNKGQSVTITGFGVFEQRKRAARVARNPRTGETVKVKPTSVPAFRPGAQFKAIIAGKQKIAAVGPAVKRGVAAPVSGAAKKTTARKTTAKKTAAKKTVAAKKAATKAPAKKAPAKKAPAAKKTVAAKKTVVKKTAPAKAVAKKTVTAKKTAAKKAPAKKAAAKRTR
- a CDS encoding IclR family transcriptional regulator, which produces MRQHSGIGVLDKAMAVLRAVAEQPCGLNELCTRTGLPRATAHRLAVGLEVHRMLARDAAGQWRPGPALSELASTAGDPLLDAAAAVLPRLREITGESVQIYRRDGHSRVCLAAVEPASGLRDTVPVGARLPLTAGSAAKVLLAWADPDLQQAILADAVFGERALAEVRRRGWAQSAGERAAGVASVSAPVRDSAGTVVAAVSVSGPIDRMGRRPGARWAADLVAAADALHKRL
- the leuC gene encoding 3-isopropylmalate dehydratase large subunit, whose protein sequence is MAETADRPRTLAEKVWDQHVVVRGEGDDPDLIYIDLHLVHEVTSPQAFDGLRAAGRPVRRTDLTIATEDHNVPTVDIDQPIADPISRLQVETLRRNCAEFGVRLYPMGDIEQGIVHVVGPQLGLTQPGTTVVCGDSHTSTHGAFGALAMGIGTSEVEHVLATQTLSLRPFKTMAITVDGALPDGVTSKDVILAVIAKIGTGGGQGYVLEYRGEAVRAMSMEARMTMCNMSIEAGARAGMIAPDETTYEFLKGRAHAPQGAEWDAAVAAWEALKTDEGATFDAEVHIDATALSPFVTWGTNPGQGVPLSAAVPDPAEIVDESARESAEKALHYMDLEPGTPLRDVRVDAVFVGSCTNGRIEDLRAVADVLRDRRVADGVRMLIVPGSMRVRAQAESEGLGEIFTAAGAEWRQAGCSMCLGMNPDQLEPGERCASTSNRNFEGRQGKGGRTHLVSPLVAAATAVRGTLSSPADLN
- a CDS encoding pyridoxamine 5'-phosphate oxidase family protein; amino-acid sequence: MGANQRAQIVMAEAEIRDFLASSRILTLATVGRSGLPHLTAMWYGLVDGEIWLETKAKSQKAVNLRRDPRVTVLVEAGDSYDRLRGVSIEGRAEIVDDPEALFRVGVSVWERYTAPYTEEARPLVEAMLNKRVAVRLVAERTRSWDHRKLGMPEMPPGGSTWPPRD
- the leuD gene encoding 3-isopropylmalate dehydratase small subunit gives rise to the protein MEAFKVHKGIGVPLRRSNVDTDQIIPAVYLKRVTRTGFEDGLFAAWRSDPHFILNVEPYNRGSVLVAGPDFGTGSSREHAVWALMDYGFRVVISARFADIFRGNAGKGGLVAARMSQHDVELLWKLLEEQPGLELIVDLQERSVTAGTTVLPFDIDDYTRWRLLEGLDDIGLTLRREEAIDRFEKARPGWKPITIPAANSPA